Genomic segment of Citrus sinensis cultivar Valencia sweet orange chromosome 7, DVS_A1.0, whole genome shotgun sequence:
TTatgtcatttaattcttaactAACTATATATGTGGATAAATATGCAATCAAGTACCTAATGTGCCCACAACCATATTAATGTGTTGACaatatgtcaaaataccatataGATCCAAGGAGATTTACaaattaacatgacataaaaataactagaaaagaataaaataagcttAAAACTTACTTGAGaaggtaattaatttaataatttgaaatcttGAGTTTCACATTTCACCTCATCTTTGTAAAATTAGTCACTCATATTCTAAGAAAACAAAACgctcttttttatttgacaaacttctagaatatattataagaaaattgatataaaagaaagcaagaaaagaaagaaagaaatctcTTAACTTCACTCTCTCGTACTCTCCCAGCTCGGCTCTCCTCATGTCTGCATCTCCTTGCCTTTTAAAGGCAAGGAATGCATcctcctttatttatttttttttataatgtatATGTACGTTGAGAAGTGTGATGGTCAGTATTACGGGCATTTTTcaccttttctcttttttttaagtatatttttttattaattacatctcATCAATAATACATTCTAAATAGCttcagtaatttttttttgttctcacTTCTAGTTTCAACTCCTCTTTACTCttgaaatatatttacaataaaaaattaaaataaaattggcatattacaaattaatttaacataaaaaatatatttggagagtgttaaaataatttaagaataatgaGCACATTAAACAacacaataattgaaaaactgataattttatcgttattaaatatacactttttagtgtcaatccatacatacatacatacatacatacatatgaGCGGATCAAGAGCTCTCTAAAATTACACTTAATTTTACACTAATTTTAAGCCTTTAgatttaaaacatattgaCAGGGAGGATTTAATAGTTTAAATGACATtaatctttttactttttatcattaattcatgCTTTCTCTCTCCTCTCATCCATCTTCTTCCCCAGCGCTTTCTCCTCTCTAATCCAtctcaataaaaatttggaaggagtttataaagtaaattaatgataaaaagtaaaaagattaatgtcatttaatttattaaattctcaCCGTTGATATGTTTAAATccaaagatttaaaattgATGTAAAATTAAGTGTAATTTTAGAGGGCTCTTGATCTGCCCccatatgtgtgtgtgtgtgtgtgtgtatacacTTGTTGGGTGGTATCTCGTAGCGGACCTGAAACTTAAACTAGAAGGAGCTTGTTACATATAATAATGCAatgcaaaaattttcaataaaaataatatgtgcTAAAATATGATAGGTAAGACGTTACgtcaataattaaattaatattcaagACCATCTCTCTTATTcctattattaattaaattttgaggGAGTTTATATTGATACTAATTGATCAAGGTCTAGGAATGATGAACTGCGACTTTGATTTGTTGATAAAAAAGAAGCTAACGAGGCAGAAGTGCAGTTACGGGCCTTTGGCAACcgcaaatttgaaaatatttaatgagtAGAActtctaattttaaaactcTTATGAAATcccatttttttatatttataattttttttaaatgaaaattataaaaaagacaaaaaatcacaatagaatttgaattaaattttaaataaattaattaaattgtaaacATACCATTTCAATTGTAAAATGCAATTccaattgtaatttatttattcattgattcagtattattataattttattaaaaaaagaaaaagaaaaaacgtTGTTGTATTgggaaataataaattacattcATTATATGtcctttaatataatttcctcaaataataaattattattataaaaatggaGGTTTATGAGAATATTAAAGGAGTGTGGAAAGCATTACTCATATTGAATTGCAACATGGACAAATGCACATTAATTGGGCTTAAATTTCGATGGCcgttttcaatttgaatttagaGTGAAGCTCCTAATACCCCTTTAAAACTCACCCTCACTTATTATATACATAActcttttatcattatataatttattacttaattGTCTCAAAATTGTTTAAAGAAGAGCCCATGATTTGTAAGtgtaaaaacattttaatttagttttttttaactaacattttaatttagttaaatcTATATTTGTTTAGTTAGATTCATGTTTGtcgttttatttaattttctctagTAATAGAATTACGATTTCAAATATGgggttttataaaaactttaagaGAGTGTGAAAAGCACTACTCTTTAGGATTTCAAGAATCAAAGGCCCACAAGCCATGGCCGTTATTCCATCTTTTGTGACAAAGGGGCTAAGCCCATGGTATTTAATGGTAGAGCCATGGAGAAAACTTTTTTCGCTTGAACATTTAGAAGCATATTTAGTCTTTATTTGGTATTAAAGTGTCGTTTcctttaattataaaaaaatattatatttatggaataataattaataatatatagtaaatatgattttaaaataataatttttacaaaaataatgaatatattataagtttttcattatataagtAACTTAACTTCCAAGCAATACCAACTAGCAACTTCAATAACAAATGAAACTTTAGTCCCATTTAAGTTAGATGTTGGGATCTAATCTAAGAGGTTATCACAAATATTTTGCATATAtggataataaaattattagactTATGGGATAGATgatcaaaagacaaaaataaaaggaaaatgttcttttttttatcccttaattatttaaccaaaattttgaaagttcTATTACTCAAGTTCAAGTCACCAAATTTTAAAGCCCTTTTGTTGTAGCTCCATAAACTatagatatattttgtatCTGCAATCAccgaatttaaaataataggaCAAGAGTTATGTTCATCATATGAGATTTTTCTCATCCCATCTAAaccttttgaaaataatataaaaaaaaaagttaaatgaaatattaaaagaaatttcagaagggataaaaaaaaagtaatgataaACATCTAAAATTTCGTCTTAAATAGTAGGCATCGTTAATTTAGTGGGAGTTAATTGTATGATGATCCCAGCCAATTAACAAATGTCATATCatttagtataatttttttggataaaaatctTTAGAATATGTAATCCtactctaaagaaaaaaattaatgaattgatCATAAGTACCTTGCTTGCCTTAAATCAAGCCGTTGACATAAAACGTGAGAGAGTTATGTTGTTGATACGCAAAGTAAATAAAGTTTCTTAAGCCATAAATTAAGGCACTTAAAATTGTTAGCTTTTAATGTGTGTTGTACAACAAATTCAACTAAAacttaaacaaaaattgatcaataaaacgtcttgggcactttattaacataataaagGCACTTAAAATTGTTAGCTTTTAATGTGTGTTATATAACAAATTcaactaagaattaaaaaaattgatcaataaaacgtcttgggcactttattatttttgtctttcatcaaaataaatttaaatttatgctaCTTTATTGCCAATTAGTTAtcttctaaaaagaaaattgatttttttttatagaataaaacattttgtTGTATAGCTTATGagttttttatatctttaaaaaaaaataaacttctAAATATTAtgaccaaaaaattaaaattttgacctttttttttcccttaaattTGCTTTATGAATTTCTATTGAATGTTAGGGAgtccaaaaacaaaatttcatgaTTTCATCATTCGAATTTAGAAAGCTGCCCATAATATTTACATGAAACAACTAACaacatatatcattttttttttaaaaaaaatcaaagaagcACTTGAAATATCGTTTAAACACAAAACTTTATACACATCAAAATTTCAtgttcttttgaattttggaaCATCATGGAAAACAAATTGACCAAAATTATTCACAATAGCAGCCCCAACCTGGGCAAGTTTATATTCAAAAGACCTAACAATTTCACTCAATGTCATGCCGCAAATGGAGCTATCACAATTCACAaacaaaggagaaaaaaaaaatgacaaaaattccCACGCTTGGCATCAAAACAATCATAACACGGGCAACAATTGAAAACAACTAGAAAATGACTTTGCCACTAAGAAAATTCTGAAGAAGTCATGCctaacaataaaaaagaaaaggacacTTTTATGGACCGTTTCCATAGTATTGTACAAAACCTACAAACACTTTATGCCATAACTctaatacatttaaataatttagagaCCCTTAACTcgtaaatcttttaattattattttacaatttattcaaAGTTggttcataaaaataaatttagaacgAACATGAATACACGATCTACAAGAGAAATAttgaaatatgaataaatattgAACATTCTatgataaattgaaattatattcTCAAAGCATCTCTTAAAAATTCTCTCATTATTTGGGTACCCTAAAGTCTATGAGTAATTTTGGAATTCATCCATGATCAATTGACTCTCGAGTTGCAGTTACAACACGAGATAGGTTAATTATAGTAACAACAAGAacataacattaaaataataacaagattAGTAAATattcacttttatttttaataataatattcattattgacgtattttttttattttaatatatttacaattaaaatcttttattattttttaaatcataataaGATATTGTACATCTCGAATATGtaaacctaaaaaaaatcaaatttacttttaaatattcaaaaagaaaattttttaatagtttctttttttttcccccttcatAACTCACTCTTAATAATTTGCGATTTGTATTCCACAAGTATGAGTTAAAAGTTctcaaaatgataattaattaaaagttctcaaaatgataattaattttcataataacaattattaatgataaataatagTGAGgttagataaaattattaataataaacaaataaataaacttcatAAGAACAAGATCCGTCATTTGAACACCACTACTTGTCGACTAGCTCATAAGAGCAAgatccaataaaaataattattccaAAATGtgtccaattttttttttttttttttttaggttcaTAGCACGTGGACACaagtaatgaaattaatttcaaatcattaaaaaaaataaaaaatcaacagagataaataaataattaaacaaacaaaactcatttaacttttaatttttaattttttcaatttttcatgcTGTCTTAcgtctctttctctctccatctctcTCTTACTTTTAATGGCGAGGAAACGAAACTCTCTTCGATTACAAAAACCGCAGTTCCTTCTATTCGGATTCATTCGTTTCTGCtgaatgttttttatttgctgACGTGGCTCACGGCTCGAAGTTCCTCTCGTTTGTTCTTCTGTAAAGTATCTTCCAGGTATCCGCTTCTGTCTCTCGGTTTAATTTCGtggaaaaaaagaattctGTTTGTTTCTCGGGAAAatgactttttctttttctggcgagagaaaattttgcttgttttgttttggattGAATGTTCTGCTTCGTATAAAGAGTGTCATGATCGAAGTTGGAAATGAATcacttgttttatttgtttcctGTTCTGTATAGTGTGAGATATAGCAAGTTACTTATCATTTTGAAACCGTTGtttttttcagaattttacttgatttttcttcattctttgTGAAATTGATGCCGTGGACCGTTAAAGCGTGTTGGATCTGTTTGTCAACGGTATAATTTTGCTTCAATTTTTTagcttattatattttttttagttcattCGAttgatttagtttttattattacaagcTATGATCTCTATTCTGTTTTAATGAGATGCTGAAAACTTTTGTTACAAGTTTGAAACTGCAATAGATTTATAGAATttctttaaatgattttttttacttattgtttgaaattgtAATCGCCAatcaacatttaaaattaaatgattagCTATGGTCGCCATTTTCTCTCATTAGTGTATAAAAGTTTATAGAACAACAAGCTATGATCGCACAATTCGaatgattaattattacaCTAATTATGTTTGATTGTactttattattcatttttattttttattttttttggcttaCTCTGTGTCTTGATGATGATGTATTCTTCTTCAAAgtacaaaaaggaaaaacaaaggGAAAAACAGCATTGTTTATACCGGCAGGAAATGttgttttttcttatatttcttttattgtttgttttcaggtaatttttttgataGTGCCGTTGGCTGTTGATGTAGGagtataatatttacttgcaTGTAGATTGACTAGCTAGGACTCTGCTGATATATTGGAAGCTACGAAACAAAAATGTCTTCAACAACCAAGGCCGCTGACAGGAAGGCAGCTACAGATGTTGCCGCATGGATGTTCAACGTTGTCACATCTGTTGGAATAATCATGGTCAATAAAGCCCTGATGGCTACATACGGTTTCAGTTTTGGTATATCCCTTATGACTTATAAAGATTCTGCTTTGTATTATTTcttagtattattaatttttttcctttctttttgccTGAACAAATCTAGCCACTTGACTTGTGTTTCTTCGGTTCATAGTCTTCCCAGTTCTCAATACTTGTTAATGTTATCGGGATAGATGGATGAGAACTGAACGATAATGCCCATTGAACGTGGTTGTAAGAGTATGCTCTAACTATttcaaatgaataaataaaagaaaggaaaagaaaaaaacaacttgATTCAAGGGTAATATTGAGTAACAATGGTTTGCTAATGCATGACCTACTTGTCACTTGTTTCCGTTATTCTGTTTTGAAGCTTTTTCTTCCCTCGTCGTTTCTTCTTTAGGTGAAGGCAAAGGAAAAGAGTGTTATGGGCTTTCGATCTATTTTAGTCTCCATTAACAAAATCTGGTTCCTCTTTGATTCCACTGGACCCTGTTGCATTTTCTCCTATTTCGAATGTCTttctatttaataaatttttcccAGTttgtaatttgatttaattctttttcctgttcagttttttatttaattattttctgtgTGTACAGATGTAATATGTATGGATATATGCCCACCATATGTACCcgcttgtgtgtgtgtgtgtgtgtgtgtgtgtgtgtgtgtgtaagaAAGATCCATAGAAGCCTGACCTGATTTATTGGAGTATGGCTTCTGAAAAGGCACCAGGACTGTTTGTATGGCAACAATGTTTGCTTTagttaaaactaaaaaatattactaaacTGCACACGAACCTCAGCACTCTGTCTAAGCTCTGATATTGTTTTCAATATATTGTGCAGCTACAACGTTAACTGGTCTGCATTTTGCCACAACCACCATGTTGACTACTTTTCTTAGGTGGCTGGGATATATCCAGACCTCTCATCTTCCGTTTTCTGAACTTGTGAGATTTGTTGTCTTTGCAAACTTCTCTATTGTGGGAATGAATGTGAGTTTAATGTGGAACTCGGTGGGGTTCTATCAGGTCAGTCTATGAGAGTTGAGAtaattctttctctttttgtctttttattttttaattaactttttattttttgggaaatTTGGAATTTACTTATCTCAGTATCTTTTATCAGATTGCTAAGCTGAGTATGATCCCCGTGTCATGTTTTCTGGAAGTTGTCTTGGACAAAGTGCGATACTCTAGAGACACAAAGCTAAGCATACTATTAGTTCTCTTTGGTGTTGGAGTCTGTACTGTTACAGATGTGAGTGTCAATGCCAAAGGTTTTATAGCTGCCTTTGTAGCTGTTTGGAGCACAGCCATGCAGCAGTATGTAAGTAACCTTTTATTCAAACTCCAGATCCTCATACAAATAGTACTGAGTTACTGGGTTTTGGTAGTACTATAAAATTGCTTCTTGCATATTCTATTTAGGTTTgttttacactttttttttagtatttactCTGATATACTTGTATACATGCATCATACATTTTAGTCTTaccatttaattataaaatatggtAGTTCACCATCTTTCATGGGGGAAGTTGTGACATATTAATGACATGGATTATACTTGGTTTTTGAATGATTTTGGGCGGTGTTCAACTGTTCATCTGTTGATCACCCTATAGCCACTCTTCTTATTCACAAGGTGGTCGCTACATGTTATCCATCTAATCTTTTATGTTTGTGCAGTATGTACATTATCTTCAGAGGAAGTATAATCTAGGATCTTTCAACCTATTGGGGCATACTGCTCCTGCCCAAGCTGCATCTCTGCTGCTGTTGGGACCCTTTGTGGACTACTGGTTGACAAGTAAAAGAGTTGATGCCTACAACTATGGTTTTCTATCCGTGGTAAGTTTTACACCAGAGCTCATTTGATTTTATCTGGAATAATGATGAGCACTTCTATATTGTTCATGCATGTATACGTGTGTGGAAAATTTTAGGCAGAATGGTTTATGTCATTTTACAACAAGTTTATGTGATATTTcctcttttgaaattttaaaattgcatGTATATGTAGCACGTCATTCTTAATATCTCTGTCTCCATCACTCACCTTTTTCTTTGTCTTAATCATCATATAGTTTGCATCCCAGTCGTGGTTGTGGTTGATTGAGTGTACAATTTAGAAATGAAACAGTCCTTTGGTCAGAAGTAGTGAGGCTTTACCAATTAAACGAGTGATGATCCATTTGGGGTTGCTTAGGCTTTTTACATATACTGATAAGAAACCAAGGCCTAACATCATTTGGTAACAGCTTcccaattttgataaatatagaaaaaagaaTTCCCCGTAAACTTTGTAGAAAGAAAGCCCATAGAGACCCAAGAAAATGTACTTTATCtgaaaagaaatcaaagccGTCCTCTTTAGCATCTTCAAGAATCTTTCTGTTCCTCTCCAGCCAATTCACCCGAAAATTGCCACAGCACAACTATTCTATATAATACCCTTGCCTTTTCACCTCCTCCCAAAGCATTAAAACAGTCTAACATCTAAGAACAAGAGCTTTTTACATATACTGATAAGAAACCAAGGCCTAACATCATTTGGTAACAGCTTcccaattttgataaatatagaaaaaagaaTTCCCCGTAAACTTTGTAGAAAGAAAGCCCATAGAGACCCAAGAAAATGTACTTTATCtgaaaagaaatcaaagccGTCCTCTTTAGCATCTTCAAGAATCTTTCTGTTCCTCTCCAGCCAATTCACCCGAAAATTGCCACAGCACAACTATTCTATATAGTACCCTTGCCTTTTCACCTCCTCCCAAAGCATTAAAACAGTCTAACATCTAAGAACAAGAGCTTGGAATCACCAAGGAAATACCAGCAGGTTCGAGCTGCTTAAACCACAAATTTAGTGCCACATTACAGTGAATAAACTAGTGGTCCACATCTTCAGATTTCAACTTACATATCACAGACCAAGGAAGGTCTTCTTTTTTAAACCATATCACACGTATTAAGCATAGTTGACCTTGATACGTGTGCAAGCTGTCTTATGTTGTGACCTCTAAATTTGTgcctaggggtgggcaaaattaaattggattagGATCAATCCAATTGGATTTCAGATCAATTTGAATTCGAATTGGATGAGATTAAATACGGATGAGTTAGGATTTGGGTGATATTTCCGATATGGACGATATTTCAGGTTTGATGAGTCTGGATTTGTGGTCTTTTTGCGCCCTTTGgctatccttttttttttgttgggggggggggggatttCAAAGCTGCAGTGTTTGTTCCATAACCCTGGCTATACAGATTCCCATAGCCACAAGCCCCACCAGcaccaattaattaataaatttaatttatagctGAAAGATtcaagcttcaccaaaatttaCAAGCTTTAAATGAACAACATCAGTGTTAACACTTGCCCATAGTCCCTGAAGCATCAGCACCACCATAGAAAATGGCATTCACCCACCACCTCCATAAGCATGCCAAATCGAGAAAACCGAACAAGAAAAATCCAGCATCCAGTAAAAGCCATTTtcctggaattttttttttttaaaataaaagatcaaCCCGGAGAGAGGAAATGTGAGGCAAATGCGTGAAGAAAATGAGCGGGGATTGGGGACAGGcagaatttataaaaattcgAGGCAATTGGGGCTGACTGGCTGGCGGATACAGCTGGACGGTCTTGGGTCATGGCTTGGTTAGGGTTCATGGGTGCTTTTGAGTGGTGTGATGCGGCCGCCGGCTGGGTTTTGTTTGGGAATTGAATTTCAGGGTTCTCACTTATTTCAgtttttatttcctttatatttttggttttaaatttttattttttattaatttgtattgcAATCCAATTGGATTGACCCGGATCTACTCCGATCCAATTCCAATCTGATCGGATTGCTCAAATATCGTCCGATCCGATCACATGCTATATCAGAATCTGATCCGATGCCCACCCCTAGCTGTGCCAATGATGAAACTTAACGTGGCCTAAAGGGAAGTTAAGATTTCTATGGAATGAACACAAATTATTGTCCAGTTTTCTAGTGCTATGAAACTTTCAGAGTTAGGGGAATGGGAATCATTAGGTTACTTGTGCTACAAATAGCATAATTAGTTTTGAGTTATTAGGCTTTGGTGACTATTCTGCTTGTATAGGTGATTTGATAGAATGTTAACATGATCGTAGACGTTGAAAGTTTAAGGTACACCAGTCAATGTGATGTGGCCAATGCATTTGCTTTAGGAATGATATGTGTACGATATTTCTCTAATTCATATTGTCTTTTCTGGTCAGTTATTTAACGTGAATTCTTTTACAAAGCCTTATGCATGCTATAAAGGTTGGCTGTGAATCCATGTTTTTGAGTATTTAATCCATTGGAGCTCATTTTCACTGCTTGTTTTCCCTacacacagacacacacacacacacacaaaggATTAactcttttccttttataagATTTTCTGAACTATTCATGAAGGAATGGGGGGTTAAGTACTTGCCGTTaagattgattttgtttatatgAAGATTGAAAGAAGGCTctctattatatattaaaggTGCCTAGTTCTATTTGCATTTACTTCTGAACCATTATAACAGACTGTGTGGTTTAAATTGATGATATCCTGGTTACTTGTAGAAATTTTATTCCCTTGTAAAAGCTGTCTATGGCTATATTCTTCTCCACCCACCTCCCTCTTTTCTCCCAACCGTCAACAAAGAAGAACCTTGCATTTTTCCGTTCTTTCATACCCATTTTTTGGGGCCTTTCTGTTGCCCTTTAGGCATCTCCAACTTAGTCGATTGATGTAACATGGGTATGATGGGCGTTGTGTACCTTCATGAACATTTATGAGGCACCCTTGGGGACAATATGACAAATAAAGAACTGGAAGGGAAAAATAGAAGAGTACTAGAAAGGGAGGGCAATAATGAAGTTTCccaaatatttgataatatgGAATGAGATGAAGTCTACAATTTTGATATGATTACGTCcatatattattgattttacaGATTTTCTTTACTGTTCTTTTATAGTATTTTCGCATTATTTGTTGCATAAGTGATTTACAAGTTGTACTCTGTTTATGATTTCTTTTCATCTCCATAGAGTTTTTAGCTTTACTATGAACAAGTGGATAAACCTGTCTACCAAGATGTCAGAGATTCAACCAAGAGACTACTGACTACCAAGTTTGTACTTACAGTAGTCCCCATGTGAAAATAGAAAGTCATGGgacttttttaatattgtttggCAGCCTCTGAAACAGTTATGAAGGAAAGGTCAATGCGACTATCTTATTGATAATTCtgaagtaaaatgaaaaaagacataaaactTAGTTCACAAAATTGCTGTCTTATGAAGCTACATACAATGTTTATACAGGGTCTCAGTGGAGGTTCAAGATTTTGATATATGTTATGCAGTACAATTGAGGAGTTCGGATGAAAATCTTGGCTTTAATACTGCAAATCTTTGTTAACAAAATCTGTGTCAATAGTAAAGTGGCATTGCCCTTATCCAATTGCAAAGTCTTACCCATGACGGGtgctaattaaaaatatgataagTGCATATGATATTTCGATAATATGAATTTGCTTATAGCATGTTTGACTACTGTAAATGATGGTGgctcttattttttgtgtGCAGTTCTTTATGATATTGTCCTGTAGCATAGCAGTTGGCACCAACCTCAGCCAATTTATCTGCATAGGCAGGTTTACTGCTGTGACATTCCAAGTGCTTGGCCATATGAAGACAATTCTCGTCCTGGTTCTGGGATTCATCTTCTTTGGAAAAGAGGGTCTCAATATGCAAGTCATTTTGGGTATGGTCATCGCGGTGTTAGGAATGATCTGGTACGGTAATGCCTCGTCAAAGCCAGGAGGAAAGGAGCGTCGCAGCCTTTCATTGCCTAAATCTCAAAAACAGAGTGTACCAGAGACCACCACTTCAGAAGATGAAAAAGTCTAGAGTTTAGTTGACCATTGGAAGTTATAAGACAGAGACAAAGCGAATTCAGCATCTTACTCACCTAATTTCAGTATTTCTTTATACCCAGAAGGTCAGAATCCTtgatcataattaattttctttctttttaaattatagttcatttttgtgttttagAATTGATTCAAGGGAAAAGATGCAGTAGAGTGCAAGCAAGTTCCCTGTAAAAgtgataattttatgaataatatCTTTCatagtaatttatttcattactcAATACGAGTCTTTTCTTTCATActacctttctttttctttttttttttcatcttagtTGCTAAAATGTCATTAGACATGCTAATTAGGATCTTTGCTTGATCTAAACTTACACGaccttttaagatttttttgagACATGCACATTGTTACCCATATGTaataagatatatattttttattattttcctttttcatcaaGAAATCGCATGTTGTACTTGATCATGTAAGATTTCATTTCAGACCAGAATAAACACACCCTTTCAGCCTTGTGGCCAATTTCGTTTTGGTTTGTCATCTAGATCCTTGAATCTTTTGCTTTTCACTAAATAAACGACATAGTTTGccatgttttatttaataggTCCCTGACAAAATGACCAGATTGCCCTTGTGAATGTAATGATAGATAGCTTCTAGAGGACAACATGGTCCTTTACTAGGAGGTGAGGACCTGTTTAATACAAACAGACAAACCAATGAAACTATGCcctttatttcataaaatatcaaaatcaggGGCacacttaatatttattcacTTTCTCTTGAATGGATCAATGCCTTGTTTGGACATTGCGATGAAAAACACAGGGCTAGTCTTTTGGCTTCTGCTCATCAATTGCCTGTTCCTGAGAAACAACTAAGCCACCTAACGTCAAGTTGTAGTATTGGA
This window contains:
- the LOC102630270 gene encoding UDP-rhamnose/UDP-galactose transporter 4, producing the protein MSSTTKAADRKAATDVAAWMFNVVTSVGIIMVNKALMATYGFSFATTLTGLHFATTTMLTTFLRWLGYIQTSHLPFSELVRFVVFANFSIVGMNVSLMWNSVGFYQIAKLSMIPVSCFLEVVLDKVRYSRDTKLSILLVLFGVGVCTVTDVSVNAKGFIAAFVAVWSTAMQQYYVHYLQRKYNLGSFNLLGHTAPAQAASLLLLGPFVDYWLTSKRVDAYNYGFLSVFFMILSCSIAVGTNLSQFICIGRFTAVTFQVLGHMKTILVLVLGFIFFGKEGLNMQVILGMVIAVLGMIWYGNASSKPGGKERRSLSLPKSQKQSVPETTTSEDEKV